The segment GCGAGCGTCGCGAGCGTCTGTACCGGTGCGATGCTCCTCGCGGCCGCGGGCGTCCTCGACGGCCGACCGGCGGCCACGCACCACGACGCCGAGCGCGACCTCCGCGAGACGCGCGCGCTCGTCCAGCACGCGCGCGTCGTCGACGACGGCGACGTCCTCACGTGCGGCGGCGTCACCGCCGGCCTCGACCTCGCCGTCCACCTCGTCGACCGCGAGTTCGATAGCGACGTCGCCGACAAGGTGACGCGAGAGATGGAGTACGAACCGAGCAGCGACGTCCACTTCGGGCACGATTGAAATCGCACTGGCAGGCACGATGTCGGGACGGGAGAATCCGCGAGCGCCGGCACGGTCCAGTTGCGGGAGTTCGAGAAGCGAGCAGGCCGCAGAGAGTGCTGTCCACGACGCTCGGCTCGGAGAACGCGTAGACATCGAGAATCAAGGCGTTTGGGAGGACGAGCGCACGCCGACACCCGTACGCTGCTTCGCGGTTCGGCGTCACTCGATGGGACTGACGGTCCGTGAAGTCGCGGCCGTCCTGGACTGGTTTGGTGTCGCCGCCGTCATCGGGCGGTCTGGAACTGGAAAGAGACATCGGCCGACACATAGAGCGACCCGACGACGTTCACGAGAACGGAGTTCTTGTGCAGGCAACTAGAAGTCACCAACGTCTGGTGACGGCGGCGCCGTCGCGGGTCACGGTCGACGAGAAACGTATCGAGGCGACTCGGAAACGGGACGTACGACGCCCTTCGACGCGCAGAATCGGTACTTATAGTAGATGGCCGACAGAATCCGCGAGATGATGGGCGTCCTCGAAGACAAACGTAATGCTCGGTTCTTCTACAAGTACCTCTCGAACGTCTACGACCAGATCAACCGGATCAACTGGACCGAAGACATGCGGTCGGAAGCGCTGGGATGGCTGGAGTTCGGCGACGACGACGCGGTCCTCGACGTCGGCTGTGGGACCGGCTTCGGCACTGCTGGACTGGTAGAACACGCCGAGACCGTTCACGCGCTCGATCAGAGCGTTCACCAGATGGAGAAGGCCTTCGAGAAGTTCGGCAAGCAGGGGGAGGTCACGTTCCACGTGGGCGACGCCGAACGCCTCCCCTTCGCGAACGACACCTTCGATATCGTCTGGTCGTCCGGATCGATCGAGTACTGGCCGAACCCGGTTCAGGGGCTCGAAGAGATGCGCCGTGTCGCCAAACCGGGCGGCCAGGTACTCGTCGTCGGTCCCGACCGCCCGTCCAATCCGCTCCTCCGACGCGCCGCCGACGCGATCATGCTGTTCTACGACGAGGACGAGGCCGACCGCATGTTCAGGGAGGCTGGATTCGAGGAGTTCCACCACTCCATCCAGCGAGCGACGCCGCTGAGCCCGAGAGCGATCACGACCGTCGCACGCGTGCCCGACGAAGAGCACTGAACCGCCCGCTTGCGCCGGTACATCGAACCCGGGACGAAGCACGGTCGACGAGAACGCGCCTCGGCGTTCCCGCCATGCGTGTCGACGTTCCTCGACAGAACGAACCGTCGATCGATCACGCCCCGAGTTCTGACGTCCAGGCCCACGTTCGAACGGCTGGAGTTGTGGGTTAGAGACTCTGTTCGGCGTTTCTAACTGCAGCTCTGTGGGCGAGTTTTTGGAACAGTCCGTCCCAGATTTGTGCTCGACAGATCCTACCCAAACGACGGTGGAGCCCGAAAGACGCCACTTCGGAATTCGACCGGACGTGGTACGTCGTGTCGTAACTCCGATCGTCGTGTCCTGCGTCGAGCGGGTTGAACTCGCGGTACTCGATCACCGGCCTCCCGTCGATTTCTCGAAGTTCTCGCCGGAGATCGTCCCAGGCGTCTCCGTTGTCAGCGACGACTGTACTCGGACTCTCCCTATTTCTCGTGAGTACTTGCCAGCCGATCTACGTGTCGTTCGGTTGTTTCGTCAAACAAAGGTGATCGAGAATGAACGGCCGACGTGGCGGATCGTTGTGGGAGGAGTCGGCACGCGGCGACTCGACCCGGTCCTACTGGAACGTCCGGCTGGGCTCGGCCTCGGGCTCGGGTTCCTCGCGTCCGAAGCGTTCCTCGATCTCGTCGTAGCGTTCCTTGACCTCCTCCGTGACGCTCGCCTTCACCTCGTCGAGCGCGTGCTCGAAGTGCTCGCGGGTGATGCGGACGTTCCCGACGGACTCGTTCATCTCCTCGGGGTCGACGGAGTTCACGAACTCGCGGGTCGCGGCCATGCTCGCTTCGCGCGTCACGGCCTCGACGTCCGCGCCGACGTAGCCGTCGGTCTGCTCGGCGAGCCACGCCAGGTCGACGTCGTCCGCGAGCGGCTTGTTCCGCGTGTGCACCTCGAAGATCTTCTCGCGTGCCTCCGCGTCCGGCACCGGGACGTGGACGTGGCGGTCCAGGCGGCCGGGCCGCAGGAGCGCGTTGTCGATGAGGTCCGGGCGGTTCGTCGTCGCGATCACGACGACGTCCTCCAGGGCCTCCAGGCCGTCGAGCTCCGTGAGGAGCTGGGAAACGACGCGCTCGCCGACGCCGCTGTCACCGGTGCGCGAGCCGCGTTCCGTCGCGATCGAGTCGATCTCGTCGAAGAAGACGACGGTCGGTGCGTTCGCCCGCGCCTTCTCGAACACCTCGCGGACGCCCTTCTCGGACTCCCCGACGTACTTGTTGAGGAGCTCGGGGCCCTTGATCGAGATGAAGTTCGAGTTCGCCTCGTTCGCGACCGCCTTCGCGAGCAGGGTCTTCCCCGTGCCCGGCGGGCCGTACATGAGGACGCCCTTCGCGGCCTGCAGGTCCATCGACTCGAACACCTCGGGGTAGTCGAGCGGCCACTGGATCGTCTCCCGGAGGCGCTCCTTCGTGCCGGCGAGGCCGCCGACGTCCTCCCACGTGACGTCCGGCACCTCGACGAACACCTCCCGCATCGCACTCGGCTGGATGCCCTTCAGAGCGTCCTTGAAGTCCGATTCGGTGACCTTCAGCGCCTCCAGGACCTCCGCATCGATCTCCTCCTGCTCGAGGTCGAGCTCGGGGCGGATGCGGCGGAGCGCGTTCATCGCCGCCTCGCGACCCAGGCTCTCGAGGTCCGCGCCGACGAACCCGTGCGTGTTCTCGGCGTACTCGTCGAGGTCCACGCTGTCGCTCATCGGCATCCCGCGCGTGTGGACCTGCAGGATCTCCATGCGGCCGTCCTTGTCCGGGACGCCGATCTCGATCTCGCGGTCGAACCGGCCGCCGCGGCGCAGCGCCGGGTCGATCGCGTCCACGCGGTTCGTGGCAGCGATGACCGTCACCTGACCGCGTTCCTCGAGCCCGTCCATGAGCGAGAGGAGCTGGGCGACGACGCGGCGCTCCACGTCACCGCTCGCTTCGCCGCGACTGGACGCGATCGAGTCGAGCTCGTCGATGAAGATGATCGCGGGCGCGTTCTCCTCCGCGTCCTCGAACACCTCGCGGAGCTGCTCCTCGCTCTCGCCGTAGTACTTCGACATGATCTCCGGGCCGCTGATGGTCTGGAAGTGGGCGTCGATCTCGTTCGCGACGGCCTTCGCCATCAGCGTCTTCCCCGTGCCCGGCGGACCGTGCAAGAGGACGCCCTTCGGCGGCTCGATGCCGAGTTGCTTGAACAGCTCGGGGTGGCGCATCGGGAGTTCGATCATCTCCCGGACCTGGTCGAGTTCGTCGTCGAGCCCACCGATGTCCTCGTACGTCACGTTTGGCACGCCCTCGGCGCTGGCGCCACCGCCCTGTGCGCCCTGGATCTGCTCGGCGGGCTTCTCGCTGATCTGGACGTCCGTCGAGTCCGTGATGACCACGGTGCCCTCCGGGTCCGTGTTCGCGACCTTCAGGGGGACGGACTGCCCGCTGCCCGCCATCGGACCGAACGAGAGCGAGAACGGGATGGTCTGCCCGCTGGTGACGGCCTGCCCGCTGAGCTTGTCGCGCACGAGCGGGCCAATGTTCCCGCGGATGCGGAGGTTCTGGGGGAGCGCCACGGTGACGCTCTTTGCCGGCTTCACGTCGGCCTTCTCGACCTCGACGCGGTCGTCGATGCCGACGTCGGCCTCCTGGCGGAGTCGACCGTCGATGCGGACGACGCCCCGTCCCTGGTCCTCGGGATACCCGGGCCAGACGCGCGCCACGGCCTTGCCGTCGCTCTTGCCGGTGATGATGATGTAGTCGCCGTTCTCCAGGTCGAGCTCCTGCATGGACGACCGGTCGATGGCCGCGAGCCCGCGCCCGGCGTCCTTCTGCTTTAAGGGTTTGACCGTGAGTTTCATGCGTTGGCCTCCATCTCGATGGTTAGCACGCCATTTCTGATAAAGGCGCGCGTCGGCGTCGACGGGACGGCGAGTTCGACCTGTTCGTCCTCGGGCCCGACCACGATGACGGTGTCCTCGAGGACGTCGACGCTCCCGTCGGTGAGGTCGAGGTCGGCAGCGACGACGACCGCGTCGTCGTAGTCGTACCGCCGAGCGAATCTCGCGTCGTTCTCCGTGAACTGCTGAATATTCATCCTAACTACTAGTTAGTCACTATAGTATATAAATCTTTCTCCTACTAATCGCACGAGGGCGAATGGGTAGAGAGAGAAGAGTTGATTCGCAGTTCACACGACTTTTCCCGGCCGTCAGTGCCTCGACAGCGGCCCACCGAAATGCCGACGCCCGAACCCCGTCGGGGAACCGGGGTTTATGCCCGCTCCCGGAGAACCAACACGCATGCAGACCGTCTCCCACCAGGGCCGCGAGACAGCATACGAGGTCTTCGACCGCGGCGGCGACGGCGCTCCCGTCTGCCTGGTCCACGGCAGCGGCGGCACCCGCCGCGTCTGGAAGTCCCAGGCCCGCATCGCCGACGACCGCCCCGTCGTCGCCGTCGACCTCGCCGGACACGGCGACAGCCCCGACGTCGACGCGTCCCCCGGCTACGAGACGCTCTCGGCGTACGCCGACGACGTCGTCGCCGTCGCGAACGCGACCGACGCACGCGTCCTCTGCGGGAACTCCCTGGGCGGCGCGGTCGTCCTCCACTGCCTGCTCGAACGCACCGACGAACTCGCCGTCGACGGCGCCGTATACGCCGGCACGGGCGCGAAACTCGCCGTCCTCAGCGACCTCCGTGACTGGTTCGCGAACGACTTCGAGCGCGCCGTCGACTGGCTGCACCAACCAGGTCGACTCTTCGAGGACCCCGACGAGCGCCTCGTCGAGGTCTCCCGGGACGCGATGACCGACAC is part of the Halorubellus sp. JP-L1 genome and harbors:
- a CDS encoding Hsp20/alpha crystallin family protein; amino-acid sequence: MNIQQFTENDARFARRYDYDDAVVVAADLDLTDGSVDVLEDTVIVVGPEDEQVELAVPSTPTRAFIRNGVLTIEMEANA
- a CDS encoding methyltransferase domain-containing protein — encoded protein: MGVLEDKRNARFFYKYLSNVYDQINRINWTEDMRSEALGWLEFGDDDAVLDVGCGTGFGTAGLVEHAETVHALDQSVHQMEKAFEKFGKQGEVTFHVGDAERLPFANDTFDIVWSSGSIEYWPNPVQGLEEMRRVAKPGGQVLVVGPDRPSNPLLRRAADAIMLFYDEDEADRMFREAGFEEFHHSIQRATPLSPRAITTVARVPDEEH
- a CDS encoding alpha/beta fold hydrolase, giving the protein MQTVSHQGRETAYEVFDRGGDGAPVCLVHGSGGTRRVWKSQARIADDRPVVAVDLAGHGDSPDVDASPGYETLSAYADDVVAVANATDARVLCGNSLGGAVVLHCLLERTDELAVDGAVYAGTGAKLAVLSDLRDWFANDFERAVDWLHQPGRLFEDPDERLVEVSRDAMTDTGQAVVERDFLTAHTFDVRDQLGDIETPGRAIVGEHDALTPPRYHDYLASELPDCDVAVVEEAAHLAMLERPRGFNAALADFCDRVDENE
- a CDS encoding CDC48 family AAA ATPase, translating into MKLTVKPLKQKDAGRGLAAIDRSSMQELDLENGDYIIITGKSDGKAVARVWPGYPEDQGRGVVRIDGRLRQEADVGIDDRVEVEKADVKPAKSVTVALPQNLRIRGNIGPLVRDKLSGQAVTSGQTIPFSLSFGPMAGSGQSVPLKVANTDPEGTVVITDSTDVQISEKPAEQIQGAQGGGASAEGVPNVTYEDIGGLDDELDQVREMIELPMRHPELFKQLGIEPPKGVLLHGPPGTGKTLMAKAVANEIDAHFQTISGPEIMSKYYGESEEQLREVFEDAEENAPAIIFIDELDSIASSRGEASGDVERRVVAQLLSLMDGLEERGQVTVIAATNRVDAIDPALRRGGRFDREIEIGVPDKDGRMEILQVHTRGMPMSDSVDLDEYAENTHGFVGADLESLGREAAMNALRRIRPELDLEQEEIDAEVLEALKVTESDFKDALKGIQPSAMREVFVEVPDVTWEDVGGLAGTKERLRETIQWPLDYPEVFESMDLQAAKGVLMYGPPGTGKTLLAKAVANEANSNFISIKGPELLNKYVGESEKGVREVFEKARANAPTVVFFDEIDSIATERGSRTGDSGVGERVVSQLLTELDGLEALEDVVVIATTNRPDLIDNALLRPGRLDRHVHVPVPDAEAREKIFEVHTRNKPLADDVDLAWLAEQTDGYVGADVEAVTREASMAATREFVNSVDPEEMNESVGNVRITREHFEHALDEVKASVTEEVKERYDEIEERFGREEPEPEAEPSRTFQ